A single Vigna radiata var. radiata cultivar VC1973A chromosome 8, Vradiata_ver6, whole genome shotgun sequence DNA region contains:
- the LOC106771932 gene encoding metal-nicotianamine transporter YSL1-like produces the protein MMISPSSDLKMEEEKKLEIVEREEDLEDQLPVDEVQSQPWREQITVRGVFVSMMIGIIYSIIVMKLNLTTGMVPNLNVSAALLAFVFIRTWTKVLHKAGIVAKPFSRQENTIIQTCAVACYSIAVGGGFASYLLGLNRTTYELSGVENEGNSPNAIKEPGFGWMTAFLFVVCFVGLFVLIPLRKIMIVDLNLTYPSGLATAVLINGFHTQGDKMAKKQVRCFTKYFSISFLWGLFKWFFSGIEDCGFEQFPTFGLQAWKQTFYFDFSMTFVGAGMICSHLVNASLLLGAVISYGLIYPLTDRRRGDWFPNNLEESNMKGLYGYKVFLSIALILGDGIYNFTKILICTVLNVHDRIKSKNNKNVTADRKEETKQAETFLRESIPMRIGIVGYAVLTIISIIILPRMFPQLKWYYVVVAYIFAPSLAFCNAFGAGLTDINMAYNYGKVALFTLAALTGKENGVVAGLVGCGLVKSVVSVSCILMQDFKTAHYTRTSPRAMFVCQVIGVAMGCVTAPLSFFLYYKAFDVGNPQGEFKAPYALIYRNMAIIGVQGFSALPQHCLQLCFGFFAFAIGVNMIRDFSPKKIGKWMPLPMVMAVPFLVGAYFAIDMFIGSVVVFAWHKLDSMKAESMVPAAASGLICGEGLWTLPAAILALARIHPPICMKFVPS, from the exons ATGATGATCTCCCCTTCTAGTGACCTTAAGatggaagaagagaagaaactagAGATAGTTGAAAGAGAGGAAGACTTGGAGGATCAGCTACCTGTAGATGAAGTTCAGTCTCAACCATGGAGAGAACAGATAACTGTGAGAGGAGTGTTTGTGAGCATGATGATTGGAATCATATATAGCATAATAGTCATGAAGCTCAATCTCACAACTGGCATGGTTCCTAACCTGAATGTTTCTGCTGCACTCCTTGCCTTTGTGTTTATCAGAACCTGGACCAAAGTTTTGCACAAGGCTGGTATTGTAGCCAAACCCTTCAGCCGCCAGGAAAACACCATCATACAGACTTGTGCAGTTGCATGTTATAGCATTGCTGTTGGAG GAGGATTTGCTTCTTATCTGTTGGGATTAAACAGAACGACTTATGAGTTGTCTGGAGTAGAAAACGAGGGTAACAGCCCAAATGCTATCAAAGAACCTGGATTTGGTTGGATGACTGCCTTTCTTTTCGTGGTGTGTTTTGTAGGCCTCTTTGTCTTGATTCCACTCAGAAAG ATCATGATAGTTGACCTCAACTTGACTTATCCCAGTGGTTTGGCCACAGCTGTTCTCATCAATGGTTTCCATACCCAGGGAGACAAAATGGCCAA GAAGCAGGTACGGTGTTTCACAAAGTATTTTTCTATCAGTTTCTTATGGGGTTTATTCAAGTGGTTCTTCTCAGGGATAGAGGACTGTGGATTCGAACAGTTCCCCACCTTTGGATTACAAGCTTGGAAGCAAAC ATTTTATTTCGATTTTAGTATGACTTTTGTTGGAGCAGGAATGATTTGCTCTCACCTTGTGAACGCGTCTTTGCTCCTTGGAGCTGTGATCTCCTATGGGCTCATATATCCACTCACAGATAGACGTAGAGGAGACTGGTTCCCGAACAATTTAGAAGAAAGTAACATGAAGGGTTTATACGGTTATAAGGTTTTTCTATCAATCGCTCTAATCCTCGGTGATGGCATATACAACTTCACCAAGATTCTAATTTGCACAGTCCTCAATGTCCATGACAGAATAAAGAGCAAGAacaataaaaatg TGACTGCTGATAGAAAGGAAGAGACTAAACAAGCTGAGACGTTTCTGAGGGAGAGCATTCCGATGCGGATTGGAATAGTTGGATATGCCGTTTTAACAATAATTTCCATAATTATTTTGCCTCGCATGTTTCCTCAGCTGAAATGGTACTACGTTGTGGTTGCTTATATATTCGCTCCTTCTCTGGCATTCTGTAATGCTTTTGGAGCAGGTCTGACGGACATAAACATGGCATATAATTATGGGAAAGTTGCACTCTTTACCCTGGCAGCACTTACTGGAAAAGAAAATGGTGTGGTGGCTGGACTTGTAGGTTGCGGTCTCGTTAAATCCGTGGTCTCAGTGTCCTGTATTCTGATGCAAGATTTCAAAACTGCTCATTACACACGTACCTCACCCAGAGCCATGTTCGTATGCCAAGTAATCGGCGTTGCAATGGGCTGTGTCACAGCTCCTCTCAGTTTCTTCCTATACTACAAGGCATTCGATGTGGGAAATCCGCAAGGAGAATTCAAAGCTCCTTATGCTTTAATTTACAGGAACATGGCAATCATTGGTGTCCAAGGTTTCTCAGCACTGCCTCAGCATTGCTTGCAGCTTTGCTTTGGGTTCTTCGCTTTTGCCATTGGAGTAAACATGATCAGAGACTTTTCACCAAAAAAGATTGGTAAATGGATGCCGTTACCAATGGTCATGGCCGTACCATTTCTGGTTGGAGCATACTTCGCTATCGACATGTTCATAGGTAGCGTGGTTGTGTTTGCGTGGCACAAGCTGGACTCCATGAAGGCAGAGTCCATGGTTCCAGCAGCTGCTTCTGGACTCATTTGTGGGGAAGGACTATGGACTTTACCTGCTGCTATTCTAGCTCTTGCAAGAATCCATCCTCCCATCTGCATGAAATTCGTTCCCTCCTAA
- the LOC106771933 gene encoding protein HLB1, protein MPEPESLNHEAVPAEKTEVVPESRSASGPVSNPQPKTEPVRTEQAQTQLGPKSESKADPAEKDADLRKTTVRSNEANANPSPTPQLRKDEGSRTFTMRELLNGLKNDSEPEKEDANSPYSPERQQQHAEQNNAAMDLINSVVGVDDEGRSRQRILTFAARRYATAIERNPEDYDALYNWALVLQESADNVSPDSTSPSKDALLEEACKKYDEATLLCPTLHDAFYNWAIAISDRAKMRGRTKEAEELWKQATRNYEKAVQLNWNSPQALNNWGLALQELSAIVPAREKQKIVRTAISKFRAAIQLQFDFHRAIYNLGTVLYGLAEDTLRTGGSVSAQEVSPNELYSQSAIYIAAAHALKPNYSVYSSALRLVRSMLPLPHLKVGYLTAPPVGSTIAPHNDWKRSEFLLDHEKLQQVPRGDHKQVPQSLSGRSVDAVNADKKTIKVDIADIISVSACADLTLPPGAGLCIDTSHGSFYLVADSWESLDGWLDALRLVYTIYVRGKSDVLAGIITG, encoded by the exons ATGCCCGAACCGGAGTCGCTAAACCACGAGGCAGTGCCGGCAGAAAAAACAGAAGTGGTACCGGAATCGAGATCAGCATCCGGACCCGTATCAAATCCGCAGCCAAAAACAGAACCCGTGCGGACGGAACAAGCGCAAACACAATTGGGGCCGAAATCGGAATCAAAAGCTGATCCCGCGGAAAAAGACGCAGATCTCAGGAAAACGACGGTCCGTTCCAATGAGGCGAACGCCAATCCTTCTCCCACTCCGCAGCTTCGGAAAGACGAAGGAAGCCGTACGTTCACCATGAGAGAATTACTGAACGGATTGAAAAACGATTCCGAACCGGAGAAAGAAGATGCTAACTCACCTTACAG CCCAGAACGACAGCAACAGCACGCAGAGCAGAACAACGCTGCTATGGATTTGATAAATAGCGTTGTAGGTGTTGATGATGAAGGCCGGTCCCGACAGAGGATTCTAACATTTGCTGCCAGGAG GTATGCTACTGCAATTGAGAGGAACCCTGAAGATTATGATGCATTATACAATTGGGCATTAGTACTTCAG GAAAGTGCAGATAATGTTAGTCCAGACTCCACTTCACCCTCCAAAGATGCTTTGCTGGAGGAGGCTTGTAAGAAGTATGATGAGGCCACTCTCCTATGTCCCACACTACATGAT GCTTTCTACAATTGGGCTATAGCAATTTCTGATCGGGCAAAGATGCGTGGCCGCACGAAGGAAGCTGAAGAGCTGTGGAAGCAG GCAACAAGGAATTATGAAAAAGCGGTTCAACTTAACTGGAACAGTCCCCAG GCGCTCAATAATTGGGGACTTGCCCTTCag GAACTCAGTGCCATTGTTCCAGCCCGAGAAAAGCAAAAGATTGTGAGAACTGCAATCAGCAAG TTTCGTGCAGCCATACAGTTGCAATTTGATTTCCATCGGGCAATTTACAATCTTGGGACTGTTCTG TATGGGTTGGCAGAGGACACTTTAAGAACTGGGGGATCAGTGAGTGCTCAAGAAGTTTCACCCAATGAATTGTACAGCCAGTCTGCAATTTATATTGCTGCCGCTCATGCATTGAAACCAAATTATTCA GTTTATAGCAGTGCCTTGCGGTTGGTGCGCTCTATG CTACCATTACCACACCTTAAAGTTGGATATTTAACTGCACCTCCTGTGGGGTCAACGATTGCACCCCATAATGACTGGAAACGGTCAGAGTTCCTTTTGGATCATGAAAAGCTTCAGCAG GTACCCAGAGGAGATCATAAACAAGTACCTCAAAGCCTCTCAGGCAGATCAGTAGATGCGGTGAATGCGGATAAGAAGACTATCAAAGTAGATATAGCAGATATAATTTCTGTATCAGCATGTGCTGATCTGACCTTACCACCTGGTGCAGGGCTCTGCATAGATACAAGTCATGGATCGTTTTACCTG GTTGCTGACTCTTGGGAATCATTGGATGGCTGGCTGGATGCACTTCGTCTAGTTTACACAATTTATGTGCGAGGCAAAAGTGATGTTCTGGCTGGTATAATAACAGGATGA